In Rickettsiella endosymbiont of Aleochara curtula, one genomic interval encodes:
- a CDS encoding CopG family antitoxin has product MKKTKSNRLDSKLDKEEQAMSDAIDKALDRGKLKSIKNLKKEMNLAREAAANFQRKDARVTLRLSSGDLERLKQKAAYKGLPYQTFIASVLHEYAAGHFIEAA; this is encoded by the coding sequence ATGAAAAAGACAAAGAGTAACAGGCTTGATAGTAAGCTAGATAAAGAAGAACAAGCCATGAGTGATGCTATTGATAAGGCTCTTGACCGCGGAAAACTAAAAAGTATTAAAAATCTCAAAAAAGAAATGAATTTAGCTAGAGAAGCTGCTGCTAACTTTCAGCGTAAGGATGCTCGGGTAACACTTCGTCTTTCAAGTGGTGATTTGGAACGTCTGAAACAAAAAGCAGCTTATAAAGGCTTGCCTTATCAAACCTTTATTGCCAGTGTTTTACATGAATACGCCGCAGGACATTTCATAGAAGCGGCTTAA
- a CDS encoding adenosine deaminase codes for MMRILTFVILLFSFSLCVAQTDASLATAAYFDSIQTQPKKLSVFLQAMPKGGDLHNHLGGVSMAENMLRYAKHDALCVNANSFAVHSDLNCPKQYSVAQIQKFPSLYNQTIDAWSMRHFRPGKESGHDHFFATFEKYLPILMKHRAEMVDEAVQRACRENLLYLELMIMPDDDKSGLLGSKFAWDDNLTCLREKLLKTGVIPIVSDISKQFDAYQKHIQGFLTGPGKQLCPDFKLRYLYQVLREQPPTQVFAQLLTGFELANRDPRVVGINLVQAEDGKISMRDYTLQMQMLGFLHHIYPHVKISLHAGELVPGLVPMSGLRFHIRQAVELAHANRIGHGVDIRHEDNFMQLLQEMAKKQILVEINLSSNAALLNVKGRQHPILLYRQHHIPVALSTDDEGVLRTNLTEQFQLAVSNYHFSYSSLKQLVRNSIQYSFLPGASFWQDANYQHPVSPCRDSLSTGKLSACCQRFLASNEKADSQWKLEQQFLKFEQAFMKSHCQ; via the coding sequence ATGATGCGCATACTTACTTTTGTCATATTGTTATTTAGTTTTAGTCTATGCGTGGCACAAACCGATGCGTCACTGGCAACGGCTGCGTATTTTGATTCAATACAGACACAGCCAAAAAAATTAAGCGTTTTTTTGCAGGCGATGCCAAAAGGCGGTGATCTACATAATCATCTTGGTGGTGTGAGTATGGCAGAAAATATGCTGCGTTATGCGAAACACGATGCTTTGTGTGTTAACGCCAACAGTTTTGCTGTGCATAGCGATCTGAATTGCCCGAAACAATACTCAGTAGCTCAGATCCAAAAATTTCCTTCTTTATACAATCAAACCATTGACGCCTGGTCGATGCGACATTTTCGACCCGGGAAAGAATCGGGGCACGATCATTTTTTTGCGACGTTTGAAAAATATTTACCTATTTTAATGAAGCATCGTGCCGAGATGGTGGATGAAGCGGTGCAAAGGGCCTGCCGAGAAAATCTGTTGTATCTGGAACTCATGATCATGCCAGATGATGATAAATCGGGATTATTAGGCAGTAAGTTTGCCTGGGATGATAATTTAACTTGCTTACGTGAAAAACTTTTAAAAACAGGAGTTATCCCTATCGTGTCGGATATTTCCAAGCAATTCGATGCTTACCAAAAGCACATACAAGGATTTTTGACGGGGCCCGGTAAGCAGCTGTGTCCCGATTTTAAATTACGTTATTTATATCAAGTGTTACGCGAACAGCCACCAACACAAGTGTTTGCGCAGCTATTAACCGGTTTCGAATTGGCGAACCGCGATCCACGTGTCGTGGGTATTAATTTAGTGCAAGCGGAAGATGGAAAAATATCCATGCGTGATTACACCTTGCAAATGCAGATGCTAGGATTTTTACATCATATCTATCCCCACGTAAAAATTAGTTTACACGCCGGTGAATTGGTGCCTGGTTTGGTGCCTATGAGTGGTTTACGCTTTCATATTCGGCAAGCAGTAGAGCTTGCACACGCAAATCGTATTGGTCATGGTGTAGATATTCGGCATGAAGATAACTTCATGCAATTACTGCAGGAAATGGCTAAAAAACAGATACTGGTCGAAATCAACCTCAGTAGTAATGCCGCGCTATTAAACGTCAAAGGGCGACAGCATCCGATATTGCTATATAGACAACATCACATACCGGTCGCTTTATCCACGGATGATGAAGGCGTATTAAGAACCAATCTGACCGAACAATTCCAATTAGCCGTGTCAAACTACCATTTTTCCTATTCAAGCTTAAAGCAATTAGTGCGTAATAGTATTCAGTATAGTTTTTTACCGGGAGCGAGTTTTTGGCAAGATGCCAATTATCAGCATCCGGTTTCGCCGTGTAGAGATAGCTTAAGCACCGGTAAGTTGTCTGCATGTTGTCAACGTTTTTTGGCTAGCAATGAAAAAGCTGATAGCCAATGGAAATTAGAACAACAATTTTTAAAATTTGAGCAAGCATTTATGAAATCGCATTGTCAGTAA
- a CDS encoding TatD family hydrolase, producing MLVDSHCHLDRLDLNYFKKDLGACLDFAREQGVGHFLCVCIDLANFPAVLAIAEQFKDVSASVGVHPTEQVAEEATLDELIKLAQHPKVVAIGETGLDYYRENTQQECQQQRFRQHIRAAIAVNKPLIVHTRQAREDTLRLLKEEGAEQVGGVLHCFTEDLAMAEVAIKENNFYVSFSGILTFKNAADLKSIAQKLPLERLLIETDAPYLAPHPFRGKPNQPAYVRYVAEFLAELRECSLDEIAEQTTINFFNLFKQAQRN from the coding sequence ATGTTAGTTGACTCACATTGCCACCTGGATCGCTTGGATCTAAATTATTTTAAAAAAGACTTAGGTGCCTGTCTGGACTTTGCTAGAGAGCAAGGCGTCGGCCATTTTCTGTGTGTATGTATTGATTTAGCCAATTTTCCAGCGGTGTTAGCGATTGCTGAGCAATTTAAAGATGTTTCTGCTTCAGTGGGTGTCCATCCCACCGAACAAGTTGCTGAAGAAGCGACATTAGATGAATTGATTAAGCTTGCACAACACCCTAAGGTGGTGGCTATTGGTGAAACCGGTTTGGATTATTATCGGGAAAATACGCAACAAGAATGTCAACAGCAGCGTTTTCGTCAACATATTCGTGCTGCCATTGCCGTGAATAAGCCGCTTATCGTGCATACACGGCAGGCGCGCGAAGATACGCTACGACTCTTAAAAGAAGAGGGCGCCGAGCAAGTGGGAGGTGTATTACATTGTTTCACTGAAGATTTAGCTATGGCTGAAGTGGCTATTAAAGAGAATAATTTTTATGTTTCTTTTTCCGGAATTTTAACCTTCAAAAATGCAGCGGATTTAAAATCTATCGCGCAAAAATTGCCTTTGGAACGTCTGTTAATTGAAACCGATGCGCCTTATTTAGCGCCGCATCCGTTTCGTGGTAAGCCGAATCAACCTGCGTATGTGCGTTATGTTGCCGAATTTTTAGCCGAATTGCGTGAATGTTCCTTAGATGAAATTGCCGAACAAACCACCATTAATTTTTTTAATTTATTTAAGCAAGCACAACGAAATTAG
- the holB gene encoding DNA polymerase III subunit delta': MLANYSTPLPWHIPQWQQLYRCHQERRLPHALLLVGQSGLGKALFATNFAKTLLCKQPVQQFACQLCCDCAWVAAGTHPDLCLLATEKSSQGIKIDQIRTVIEKLNHTSQAAYKIILINPADSLLVAASHALLKSLEEPSERTLFILLTEKIEGLLPTIRSRCQVIRFATPEKSLATAWLAQQLPASTPLDKLHHLSSGAPLLALTYAQQNYYLFYTELLASLAHLFDQKLDPILCAARYVKTDVQQLLSTLLNVVSELLKCQLLNGYTAIEDALAQLATCLSTDFLLQYYEGLVLLRAHTAKITLNLSLMLEDLFARWAIQGKSC, encoded by the coding sequence ATGCTGGCTAACTATTCGACGCCTTTACCATGGCATATTCCACAATGGCAACAGCTTTATCGTTGTCATCAAGAGCGTCGTTTACCGCATGCCTTGTTGCTGGTAGGGCAAAGCGGCTTAGGTAAAGCTTTGTTTGCGACAAATTTTGCCAAAACCTTATTATGTAAACAGCCTGTGCAGCAGTTTGCATGTCAGCTTTGTTGCGATTGTGCCTGGGTGGCAGCGGGTACACATCCGGATCTGTGTCTGTTGGCTACAGAAAAATCTAGTCAGGGGATTAAAATTGATCAAATACGTACAGTGATCGAAAAATTAAATCACACCAGTCAAGCGGCCTATAAAATTATTCTGATTAATCCAGCAGATAGTTTATTGGTGGCTGCTAGTCACGCCTTATTAAAAAGTTTAGAAGAGCCCAGCGAACGTACCTTATTTATTTTACTGACTGAAAAAATTGAAGGTTTATTACCCACTATCCGCAGCCGTTGCCAAGTGATACGTTTTGCGACACCCGAAAAATCGCTAGCGACGGCTTGGTTAGCACAGCAACTCCCGGCGTCAACACCACTGGATAAACTACATCATTTATCGTCCGGAGCACCGTTACTCGCATTAACGTATGCGCAGCAGAATTATTATCTGTTTTATACCGAATTATTGGCATCATTAGCACATTTATTCGATCAAAAACTGGATCCGATACTCTGTGCTGCGCGTTATGTGAAAACCGATGTGCAGCAATTATTGTCTACCTTATTGAATGTCGTTAGCGAATTGCTAAAATGCCAGTTACTGAATGGATATACAGCCATAGAAGACGCGCTGGCGCAGTTAGCGACGTGTTTGTCGACGGATTTTTTGCTACAGTATTATGAGGGCTTAGTGCTATTACGCGCGCACACGGCTAAAATTACGCTGAATCTATCTTTAATGTTAGAAGATCTGTTTGCTCGTTGGGCTATACAAGGTAAATCATGTTAG
- the tmk gene encoding dTMP kinase produces the protein MQITQARFITLEGIEGVGKSTQLKFVADYLQQAGIALTVTREPGGTEVAEAIRALVLQSDFAPETIIPETELLLFFAARAQHIHYVIKPALQRGDWVLCDRFTETSYAYQGGGRGIDLAFIRSLQLWVQQDLKVDTVLLLDAPVDIALRRTHHRKAVDRIEAEKQDFFSRARASYLERAKQMPDCYHVIDASRSLKDVQKQIKQVLDQRLVLWVKSDE, from the coding sequence ATGCAAATCACTCAGGCGCGTTTTATCACCTTAGAAGGTATAGAAGGGGTAGGGAAGTCCACGCAACTTAAGTTTGTTGCTGATTATTTACAGCAAGCCGGCATCGCACTGACCGTCACGCGTGAACCAGGCGGCACAGAAGTGGCCGAAGCCATCCGCGCTTTAGTGTTACAATCCGATTTTGCACCGGAAACCATCATTCCTGAAACAGAACTATTATTATTTTTTGCTGCACGCGCACAACACATACACTATGTGATTAAACCGGCCTTACAGCGTGGTGATTGGGTGCTGTGTGATAGATTTACCGAAACCAGTTATGCTTATCAAGGCGGCGGTAGAGGCATCGATCTCGCCTTTATTCGGAGTTTACAGTTGTGGGTACAACAAGATTTAAAAGTGGATACGGTGTTATTACTCGATGCGCCGGTCGATATTGCTTTACGGCGTACGCATCATCGAAAAGCCGTGGATCGCATTGAAGCAGAAAAACAAGATTTCTTTTCGCGTGCGCGTGCCAGCTATCTAGAACGCGCCAAACAAATGCCTGACTGTTATCATGTGATAGATGCGAGTCGTTCATTAAAGGATGTGCAAAAACAAATTAAGCAAGTCTTGGATCAACGCTTAGTACTATGGGTAAAATCGGATGAATAA